One segment of Drosophila mauritiana strain mau12 chromosome 3R, ASM438214v1, whole genome shotgun sequence DNA contains the following:
- the LOC117144877 gene encoding enhancer of translation termination 1-like: MEKLTISHYLTLALKKLDPPSDWEDILEFVLATLDATCRPKYYTKELEKALNVGLRFGIIREINNKYYLYEYAKINSLGKITYEFTENPLSPSRCINKDEEDDDDEQEDDEDEEEDDDDEEVDKNCSHQNDMEID, from the coding sequence ATGGAGAAGCTCACTATATCTCATTACCTCACACTGGCCCTAAAAAAGCTTGACCCACCGAGCGATTGGGAGGATATCCTCGAGTTCGTCCTTGCCACCTTGGACGCCACGTGTCGACCCAAATATTACACCAAAGAATTGGAGAAGGCCCTGAATGTTGGACTGCGTTTTGGCATAATACgcgaaattaataataaatattatctGTATGAATATGCGAAAATAAATTCGCTCGGAAAAATTACATACGAGTTTACCGAAAACCCCCTGAGTCCTTCTCGATGCATAAACAaggacgaggaggacgacgatgatgagCAAGAGGACGATGAAGACGAGGAAGAGGATGATGACGACGAGGAAGTCGACAAAAATTGCTCACACCAAAATGATATGGAAATCGATTAG